Proteins from a genomic interval of Methanobrevibacter wolinii SH:
- the tsaA gene encoding tRNA (N6-threonylcarbamoyladenosine(37)-N6)-methyltransferase TrmO, whose product MNKIELETIGTIITPFKKPEGMPIQPTGAKGVKGEIHLKEKYVEGLKDIEGFSHLNIIYYLHLTNGNALTVKPFLDNKPHGVFATRSPKRPNNIGLSTVKLDSIKDNILYISNIDVVSGTPLLDIKPYVPQLYEDTIEDLKIGWFETKYNNAKNKKADTRFVE is encoded by the coding sequence ATGAATAAAATAGAATTAGAAACAATAGGAACAATTATTACACCATTTAAAAAACCAGAAGGAATGCCAATACAACCAACTGGAGCAAAAGGTGTAAAAGGTGAAATTCACTTAAAAGAAAAATATGTTGAAGGACTTAAAGATATTGAAGGATTTTCTCATTTAAATATCATATATTATCTACATTTAACCAATGGTAATGCATTAACAGTCAAACCATTTTTAGATAATAAACCACATGGTGTATTCGCTACTAGATCACCTAAAAGACCAAATAATATTGGTTTATCAACTGTTAAATTAGATTCCATAAAAGACAATATATTATATATATCTAATATTGATGTTGTAAGTGGAACTCCTTTATTAGATATTAAACCATATGTACCTCAACTATATGAAGATACTATTGAAGACCTTAAAATTGGTTGGTTTGAAACTAAATATAATAATGCTAAAAATAAAAAAGCAGATACAAGATTTGTAGAATAA